Below is a genomic region from Gemmatimonadota bacterium.
TTCTTTCTCCTCTTCGCAGTCCCCGTCCGCGCCGAAGTGACCCGGGAACAGATCAAAGAAGTCGGCAAAGAACTCGCCTGCCTGTGCGGCGACTGCCCGCGCAGACCACTGGACGAATGCATCTGCGGATATGCACAGCAACAGCACGAACGCATCAAAAAAATGCTGGCCTCCGGTCAAACGCCGCAGGCCATTGTCGATGCTTATATCAGTGAATTTGGCCTGGAAATCCTCTCCAAACCGCCAGCCAAAGGCTT
It encodes:
- a CDS encoding cytochrome c-type biogenesis protein CcmH, coding for MKPALLIPIFFLLFAVPVRAEVTREQIKEVGKELACLCGDCPRRPLDECICGYAQQQHERIKKMLASGQTPQAIVDAYISEFGLEILSKPPAKGFNLTAWLMPPLVLLIGFFAVRSVLRAWSKTKSPATPAAQPVRDDPYLDRLESDLKERE